Proteins encoded by one window of Nasonia vitripennis strain AsymCx chromosome 5, Nvit_psr_1.1, whole genome shotgun sequence:
- the LOC100121497 gene encoding Kv channel-interacting protein 1 isoform X3 produces MPGSPAAMKTRKKSDKRGSGTVGVGIRHRPEELATLAAKTRFTRKEIQMIYRGFKQECPTGYVDEDAFKHIFSQFFPQGDASQYAHYVFNTIKQKQTTGKINFEEFLTILSNISRGSVEEKLQWVFGLYDLDGDGLISKEEMLDVVGSIYEMLGRYTTPHIAEPHQAAREHVDRIFHLIDANKDGFVTIDELVQWCSKDEHLLRSFDTLDTVL; encoded by the exons GGGGCTCGGGGACAGTGGGCGTTGGGATCCGCCATCGGCCCGAGGAACTGGCTACTCTCGCGGCCAAGACCCGTTTCACCCGTAAGGAGATACAGATGATCTACCGAGGCTTCAAACAGGAGTGTCCCACTGGCTACGTCGACGAGGACGCCTTCAAGCACATCTTCTCCCAGTTCTTCCCTCAAGGCG ATGCGAGTCAATACGCTCACTACGTATTCAACACGATAAAGCAGAAGCAGACGACCGGCAAGATAAACTTCGAG GAATTCCTGACGATCCTGTCGAACATTTCACGAGGTTCGGTCGAGGAGAAGCTCCAGTGGGTTTTCGGGCTTTACGACCTCGACGGGGACGGCCTCATCAGCAAGGAAGAGATGCTGGACGTAGTTGGCTCGATCTACGAGATGCTTGGACGATACACGACGCCCCACATCGCCGAGCCTCACCAGGCGGCTCGGGAACACGTCGATCGCATATTTCAT CTGATCGACGCCAACAAGGACGGCTTCGTAACGATCGACGAGCTAGTTCAGTGGTGTTCCAAGGACGAGCACCTTCTGCGTAGCTTCGACACCCTGGACACCGTGCTGTGA
- the LOC100121497 gene encoding Kv channel-interacting protein 1 isoform X2 has product MPGSPAAMKTRKKSDKKAEIEDLGGVLGGSGTVGVGIRHRPEELATLAAKTRFTRKEIQMIYRGFKQECPTGYVDEDAFKHIFSQFFPQGDASQYAHYVFNTIKQKQTTGKINFEEFLTILSNISRGSVEEKLQWVFGLYDLDGDGLISKEEMLDVVGSIYEMLGRYTTPHIAEPHQAAREHVDRIFHLIDANKDGFVTIDELVQWCSKDEHLLRSFDTLDTVL; this is encoded by the exons AGGCGGAAATCGAAGATCTCGGAGGAGTTTTAGGGGGCTCGGGGACAGTGGGCGTTGGGATCCGCCATCGGCCCGAGGAACTGGCTACTCTCGCGGCCAAGACCCGTTTCACCCGTAAGGAGATACAGATGATCTACCGAGGCTTCAAACAGGAGTGTCCCACTGGCTACGTCGACGAGGACGCCTTCAAGCACATCTTCTCCCAGTTCTTCCCTCAAGGCG ATGCGAGTCAATACGCTCACTACGTATTCAACACGATAAAGCAGAAGCAGACGACCGGCAAGATAAACTTCGAG GAATTCCTGACGATCCTGTCGAACATTTCACGAGGTTCGGTCGAGGAGAAGCTCCAGTGGGTTTTCGGGCTTTACGACCTCGACGGGGACGGCCTCATCAGCAAGGAAGAGATGCTGGACGTAGTTGGCTCGATCTACGAGATGCTTGGACGATACACGACGCCCCACATCGCCGAGCCTCACCAGGCGGCTCGGGAACACGTCGATCGCATATTTCAT CTGATCGACGCCAACAAGGACGGCTTCGTAACGATCGACGAGCTAGTTCAGTGGTGTTCCAAGGACGAGCACCTTCTGCGTAGCTTCGACACCCTGGACACCGTGCTGTGA